The following proteins are co-located in the Echinicola sp. 20G genome:
- a CDS encoding acyl-CoA thioesterase → MRFHTRKWIKPEDLNANNSLFGGRLLAWIDEEAALYAIIQLENKHVVTKYMSAINFMASARVNDIIEIGIEPIKFGRTSITLKCEVRNKMTRETIITIDEIIMVNLGEDGLPKAHQKHKIEYVKDRLKGS, encoded by the coding sequence ATGAGATTTCACACTAGAAAATGGATCAAACCAGAAGACCTTAATGCCAATAATTCATTGTTTGGAGGACGCTTGTTAGCTTGGATAGACGAAGAGGCCGCACTCTACGCAATTATTCAATTGGAAAACAAGCACGTAGTAACTAAGTACATGTCCGCCATCAATTTCATGGCTTCGGCTCGAGTCAATGACATTATTGAAATTGGGATAGAACCTATAAAATTTGGAAGAACTTCTATCACCTTAAAGTGTGAGGTGAGAAATAAGATGACCAGAGAAACTATCATTACCATTGATGAAATCATTATGGTAAACTTAGGAGAGGATGGCTTACCCAAAGCTCACCAAAAACACAAGATTGAATATGTGAAGGATAGATTAAAAGGTAGCTAA